ACAATGCAACGTTACCTTTATTTGCTTTTCACACAGGCAAAAGGGCAAAACTTTTTGCAATTCAATAAAGCATGGCTTCTATCAGCGTTAAGGTCTCAAAGAAAGGCAAAGAACACTCTACCTTGACAGCGGCTTTGAGAGTATGCTCTTCAAATTTGAGAAGGGTTTCTTTAACGCCTGCAAGAGTAGACTGCATCAAAAGAACACGACCACCAGCCCTTAGATGAACAGGGGTTTGTGAGATAAAACTGTCAATTACTTTCCGCCCACTTGCGCCTCCTGCCCAACTACGACCAAGCCAAGAAGCCTCTTCACTTTCTTCTGATGGAAGGTAAGGTGCATTAAACAAGATTAAATCGAAACGGGCGTTATTGCTTAATGCAGAAAATAGGTCTGCTTGCAGAAAAGCTATTTTACCACGTACATTGTTGAGAGCTGAGTTAGCCTTTGCACAACAGATGGCATAAGGG
The Candidatus Bathyarchaeota archaeon genome window above contains:
- a CDS encoding class I SAM-dependent methyltransferase encodes the protein MPSKTIKRVYFCSHPFDIFENVYEPAEDSFLFAENLDVADGAEVLDMGVGCGLLAVVAAQKARAVLAVDINPYAICCAKANSALNNVRGKIAFLQADLFSALSNNARFDLILFNAPYLPSEESEEASWLGRSWAGGASGRKVIDSFISQTPVHLRAGGRVLLMQSTLAGVKETLLKFEEHTLKAAVKVECSLPFFETLTLIEAMLY